A single Pedobacter sp. PACM 27299 DNA region contains:
- a CDS encoding SPFH domain-containing protein: MKNLLTTTLCFGLMAVSLTSCDRAQSNVQTLYTSNCGVSWELIKAGETVPKGVGMCSYKITVPDYPMQGESVFKSAFKNRVMAKIEVTYDYSITDAKLYIGEAKYLGKMNSDSDSEVNSSKAYETAENSVIDKRIKEIARDLLLTEDIVDFNQNEFEAELLKNVNDLLKTKGVTINFLSFVPIPEEQTRQAIDVVTAMKIYESKGLTEIGKAVSAARAGATKVEVTVKKDDQPVKED, encoded by the coding sequence ATGAAAAACTTATTGACCACCACCTTATGTTTCGGCCTGATGGCTGTCTCTTTAACTTCCTGCGACCGTGCGCAATCAAATGTACAGACTTTATATACCAGTAACTGCGGAGTGAGTTGGGAGTTGATCAAAGCAGGAGAAACCGTTCCAAAAGGAGTGGGCATGTGCTCTTATAAAATTACTGTGCCTGATTATCCAATGCAAGGAGAGAGCGTTTTCAAAAGTGCCTTCAAAAACCGGGTCATGGCAAAGATTGAAGTCACCTACGATTATTCCATAACTGACGCCAAATTGTATATCGGAGAAGCGAAATACCTGGGGAAAATGAATAGCGACAGCGATAGTGAGGTGAACAGTTCAAAAGCCTACGAAACTGCTGAAAACTCGGTGATCGATAAAAGAATCAAGGAAATAGCCAGGGATCTTTTATTGACGGAAGATATTGTCGATTTCAACCAGAATGAGTTTGAAGCCGAGCTGCTAAAAAATGTAAATGACTTATTGAAAACAAAAGGAGTAACTATAAACTTCCTTTCCTTCGTTCCAATTCCTGAAGAGCAAACCAGACAGGCAATTGATGTGGTGACTGCAATGAAAATTTATGAATCAAAAGGACTGACTGAAATCGGAAAAGCAGTATCAGCAGCAAGGGCAGGAGCGACTAAGGTCGAAGTTACAGTGAAAAAAGACGATCAGCCTGTAAAAGAGGACTAG
- a CDS encoding sodium:solute symporter family protein, translated as MNSVIDTTVIVVFSVFIMIIGLLFSRTGRNLKSFFAGGEAVPWFIGGLSLFMSFFSAGTFVAWGSIAYKYGWVAVTIQWTMCIGGLVTGLYIAPKWKATGNLTAAEFIKDRLGENVQKSFIYIFMLVSLFIKGSVLYSVSKLVGSSLEFPLIPVTLVLGIFMIAYTAVGGLWAVMVTDILQFVILTTAVLLIIPLAFTEAGGVHSFVSKVPDHFFEAVNGEYTWGFIAAFALYHIFYIGGNWTFVQRYTSVDTPKSASKVAFLFAGLYIVSPVLWMLPPMIYQTINPGLTGLETENAYLMVCKQVLPAGLMGLILTGMYFSTSASANTALNVVSAVFTNDVYKGTINPGASDEKLMKVARTSSWCFGFGMILIALIVPYIGGIVEFTLSVGAITGGPLLAPPIWALFSKRITGKATIFITMISLAVNLIFKIVLPLLTDDKLSRANEMLLGVLLPFVLLLAYEIYAAAKGKLSAEYLDLQLRKAVRDAKVIVVDEKEAAEIKRQNKFGLQVISFSLGFIALMLYILCAFTAKGTVMVAVIATIILLSAWIPYHASKKNMEALAPIE; from the coding sequence ATGAACTCAGTAATAGACACCACAGTTATCGTTGTATTTTCAGTATTCATTATGATTATAGGTTTACTGTTTTCACGTACAGGCAGAAACCTTAAATCTTTTTTTGCAGGTGGTGAGGCTGTACCCTGGTTTATTGGAGGCTTGTCGCTGTTTATGAGTTTCTTCTCCGCCGGTACTTTTGTAGCCTGGGGATCCATTGCCTACAAATACGGCTGGGTAGCGGTAACCATTCAGTGGACGATGTGCATCGGTGGTTTAGTAACCGGATTATACATTGCCCCTAAATGGAAAGCAACAGGAAACCTGACCGCAGCCGAATTTATAAAGGATAGGCTAGGGGAGAATGTGCAGAAGAGTTTTATCTATATTTTCATGCTGGTATCGCTGTTCATTAAAGGCTCAGTATTGTACTCTGTCTCTAAATTAGTGGGCTCCTCGCTGGAATTCCCGCTTATCCCAGTGACCTTAGTGCTGGGGATATTTATGATTGCCTATACTGCCGTGGGTGGTTTATGGGCAGTAATGGTGACCGATATTTTGCAGTTTGTGATTCTAACCACCGCAGTATTGCTGATCATTCCATTGGCTTTTACAGAAGCCGGAGGAGTACATAGTTTTGTGTCTAAAGTTCCTGATCACTTTTTTGAAGCCGTAAATGGCGAGTATACCTGGGGTTTCATTGCTGCTTTCGCCCTTTATCACATCTTTTATATTGGCGGAAACTGGACTTTTGTTCAACGGTACACCAGTGTGGATACGCCAAAATCAGCTTCTAAAGTGGCTTTTCTGTTCGCTGGATTATACATCGTAAGTCCGGTTTTATGGATGCTGCCTCCAATGATTTATCAAACCATTAATCCTGGATTAACCGGACTGGAAACCGAAAATGCTTATTTGATGGTCTGTAAACAAGTGCTTCCGGCAGGACTCATGGGTCTCATTCTGACTGGAATGTATTTTTCTACCTCAGCCTCTGCAAATACAGCCTTAAATGTGGTTTCTGCAGTGTTTACCAATGATGTTTATAAAGGAACGATCAATCCAGGAGCATCAGATGAGAAACTAATGAAGGTGGCACGTACCTCTTCCTGGTGCTTCGGTTTCGGAATGATTTTGATTGCACTGATTGTGCCTTATATCGGTGGGATTGTAGAATTTACATTGAGCGTTGGCGCAATTACTGGTGGTCCTTTATTGGCCCCGCCAATCTGGGCTTTGTTTTCGAAACGAATTACAGGTAAAGCGACCATTTTCATTACCATGATCAGTTTGGCAGTAAACCTAATATTTAAGATCGTACTGCCACTGCTGACAGATGACAAATTAAGTCGGGCTAATGAAATGCTGCTGGGTGTATTGCTCCCTTTTGTCCTGCTATTAGCCTATGAAATCTATGCTGCTGCAAAAGGGAAACTGAGTGCTGAATACCTGGATTTGCAGCTGCGTAAAGCGGTAAGAGACGCAAAGGTCATCGTAGTTGATGAAAAAGAAGCCGCAGAAATCAAAAGACAAAATAAGTTTGGATTGCAGGTCATCTCATTTTCATTAGGCTTTATTGCCCTCATGTTATACATACTTTGTGCTTTTACAGCCAAAGGAACAGTGATGGTAGCGGTAATTGCAACGATCATATTGCTCAGTGCATGGATTCCGTATCATGCCTCTAAAAAAAATATGGAAGCCTTAGCACCTATTGAATAG
- a CDS encoding glycoside hydrolase family 3 N-terminal domain-containing protein has translation MNKLKHLTCCAFFSLPLTAICQQPLYKDASQPIAIRTKDLISRMTLKEKVGQLLSPLGWEMYERQGNKVKVSQKFKDLIAEKQAGMLWATFRADPWTQKTLANGLNPEMSAEAANELQQYMIKNTRLGIPIFLAEEAPHGHMAIGTTVFPTGIGQASTWNQALLTRMSAAVAKEVRLQGAHISYGPVLDLSRDPRWSRVEESYGEDPILTAKLASAIITGLGAGKLSNPYSTIATLKHFVAYAIPEGGHNGAAASVGERELREYFLPPFQSAVKAGARSIMAAYNSIDGIPCSSNSFLLTDILIKEWGFKGFTVSDLGSIEGIKGSHRIARDYTQAAKLALTAGLDADLGGNAYPNLIAAVEQGKVEARFIDTAVSRVLRLKFEMGLFEHPFVDVQKAKKEIKTKENILLSRQVARESIILLENKNSLLPLKKGLKLAVVGPNADNVYNMLGDYTAPQAEGNVVTVLQGLRSKLSPSMVTYVKGCSIRDTTASSIPQAVAAAAASDVIVAVVGGSSARDFKTSYAATGAAIASVETISDMESGEGFDRSTLDLLGKQMELLRALKKTGKPLIVIYLQGRPLNMNWAKENADALLCAWYPGQEGGSAVADVLFGDYNPAGRLPISVPRSVGQIPVHYNRKSPLDHRYVEEEATPLYAFGYGQSYTSFIYDQLNVNAADADGNYKVSFTLLNKGAYDGDEVVQLYLKNQYASTSQPVQQLKNFERVHLKSGASKQVEFVLSRDDLSIINRDMKKVFEPGSTFTLMIGSASDKIQLQKQLN, from the coding sequence ATGAATAAGCTTAAACATTTGACCTGCTGTGCCTTTTTTTCTTTGCCATTGACTGCTATTTGCCAGCAGCCTTTATATAAAGATGCCAGTCAGCCTATAGCAATAAGGACCAAAGATCTGATCAGTAGAATGACACTCAAAGAAAAAGTAGGTCAATTGCTGAGTCCGCTGGGCTGGGAAATGTACGAGCGACAAGGGAACAAAGTGAAAGTGTCTCAAAAATTCAAGGATCTTATTGCTGAAAAACAGGCTGGGATGCTCTGGGCAACTTTCAGAGCTGATCCATGGACACAAAAAACGCTGGCGAATGGCCTTAATCCAGAAATGTCGGCGGAAGCAGCGAATGAATTACAGCAGTATATGATCAAGAATACCCGTCTGGGGATTCCTATATTTTTAGCAGAAGAGGCACCCCATGGCCACATGGCCATTGGGACCACCGTGTTTCCAACGGGCATTGGGCAGGCTTCTACCTGGAATCAGGCCTTATTAACCCGTATGTCGGCGGCTGTTGCTAAAGAAGTTCGTCTGCAGGGCGCTCACATCAGCTACGGCCCGGTATTGGATTTATCACGTGATCCACGCTGGTCGCGTGTAGAAGAAAGTTATGGAGAAGACCCGATATTGACTGCTAAGCTTGCCAGCGCTATCATTACTGGTTTAGGTGCCGGAAAACTTTCCAATCCTTATAGTACCATCGCCACGCTGAAGCACTTTGTAGCTTACGCCATACCTGAAGGCGGGCATAATGGCGCTGCTGCCAGTGTTGGTGAGCGTGAATTGCGGGAATATTTTCTCCCTCCTTTTCAATCTGCGGTAAAAGCAGGTGCAAGGTCCATCATGGCGGCTTATAATTCCATAGATGGCATTCCATGCAGTTCCAACAGTTTTTTATTGACGGATATTTTGATCAAAGAATGGGGATTTAAAGGATTTACGGTTTCTGATTTGGGCAGTATTGAAGGAATTAAAGGCAGTCACCGGATTGCCAGGGATTACACCCAAGCGGCCAAATTGGCCCTTACTGCAGGCTTAGATGCAGATTTGGGCGGAAATGCCTACCCTAACCTGATTGCTGCAGTGGAGCAGGGAAAAGTTGAAGCGCGATTTATTGATACTGCTGTATCGCGGGTACTCCGCCTAAAATTCGAAATGGGATTATTTGAACACCCATTTGTCGATGTGCAAAAAGCTAAGAAAGAGATTAAAACGAAAGAAAACATCCTGCTTTCCCGTCAGGTAGCCAGAGAATCCATCATCCTGTTAGAGAATAAAAACAGCCTGCTTCCCTTGAAAAAAGGGCTCAAACTTGCTGTTGTAGGTCCTAATGCCGACAATGTTTACAATATGCTCGGCGATTATACTGCTCCGCAAGCTGAAGGAAATGTAGTCACCGTATTGCAGGGGCTGCGTTCCAAACTCTCCCCTTCCATGGTGACTTATGTGAAAGGCTGTTCGATCCGTGATACCACAGCTAGCAGCATCCCTCAGGCAGTGGCGGCCGCAGCAGCGTCTGATGTGATCGTTGCCGTTGTAGGTGGTTCCAGTGCACGTGATTTCAAGACCTCCTACGCTGCCACAGGAGCGGCAATCGCCTCTGTTGAAACGATTTCGGATATGGAAAGCGGGGAAGGTTTTGATCGTTCTACGCTGGATCTGCTGGGCAAACAAATGGAGCTATTGCGAGCCTTAAAGAAAACCGGCAAACCATTAATTGTCATCTACCTACAAGGAAGGCCGCTCAATATGAACTGGGCTAAAGAAAATGCAGATGCTTTATTGTGTGCCTGGTACCCCGGACAAGAAGGTGGATCGGCAGTTGCCGATGTATTATTCGGAGATTATAATCCAGCAGGCAGGCTTCCAATTTCAGTCCCTCGGAGTGTGGGGCAAATCCCTGTTCATTACAATCGGAAAAGCCCTTTGGATCATCGTTATGTGGAAGAAGAAGCTACGCCACTTTATGCGTTTGGCTATGGTCAAAGTTATACCAGCTTTATTTATGATCAGCTGAATGTGAACGCCGCAGATGCAGATGGCAATTATAAAGTATCCTTTACTTTGTTGAATAAGGGCGCCTATGATGGCGATGAAGTAGTACAGCTTTACCTGAAAAATCAATATGCTTCCACCTCACAACCAGTTCAGCAACTGAAGAATTTCGAGCGGGTTCATCTTAAATCCGGAGCATCAAAGCAAGTCGAATTTGTACTGAGCAGGGATGACCTTTCCATCATCAATCGGGATATGAAAAAGGTATTTGAACCGGGCAGCACATTTACCCTGATGATCGGATCAGCCTCTGATAAAATTCAACTCCAAAAACAACTTAATTAA
- a CDS encoding DUF4886 domain-containing protein encodes MKYLKNTLLLCLLLISHISFGQVAGKAMRLFIIGNSFSKNATAYLPSFAKENNQQLLLGRAELGGCSLQQHWEYAAAAEANPEDPKGKPYNGKSLRMLLAEGTWDVVTMQQFSYLSADLESYSPYAQKLYDYIKSLQPNAKILLHQSWAYRSDAKKFGRVAPEQPAKNQQEMWQKSRAAYHTVARQLNVGIIPVGDAFNTVASGPEFRFTKDMNFDADHAVAPNLPIQTNSLNMGYYWKDNALVFDPNHANEAGRYLGSLIWYAILFKVSPEKLTYQPKEVPADFAAYLRNVAAKTVKNL; translated from the coding sequence ATGAAATACCTAAAAAATACCTTATTGCTCTGCTTGCTGCTAATCAGCCATATTTCATTCGGACAGGTTGCCGGGAAAGCAATGCGATTGTTTATTATTGGCAACAGCTTCTCCAAAAATGCTACTGCTTATCTGCCAAGTTTTGCAAAGGAAAATAACCAGCAATTGCTGCTGGGCAGAGCTGAGCTTGGCGGTTGCTCCCTACAGCAGCATTGGGAATATGCAGCAGCTGCGGAAGCCAATCCTGAAGACCCCAAAGGCAAGCCATACAACGGAAAATCACTGCGCATGCTTTTAGCGGAAGGTACCTGGGATGTGGTCACCATGCAGCAGTTTTCTTATTTGTCGGCGGATCTGGAAAGCTATAGCCCTTATGCCCAAAAGCTGTACGACTACATTAAATCACTGCAGCCAAATGCAAAGATTCTTTTACATCAAAGCTGGGCATACCGTTCTGATGCAAAGAAATTTGGTCGCGTAGCTCCTGAGCAGCCCGCTAAAAATCAGCAGGAAATGTGGCAGAAATCCAGGGCTGCCTACCATACAGTAGCCAGGCAATTGAACGTAGGAATCATTCCTGTGGGAGATGCCTTTAACACAGTTGCTTCGGGACCGGAATTTCGCTTTACAAAAGATATGAATTTTGATGCTGACCATGCGGTAGCACCAAACCTTCCCATCCAGACCAATTCCTTAAATATGGGCTATTATTGGAAAGACAATGCCTTGGTATTTGATCCTAACCACGCCAATGAAGCCGGAAGATACCTGGGTTCTTTAATCTGGTACGCCATTTTATTTAAGGTGTCGCCGGAAAAACTAACCTATCAGCCAAAAGAAGTTCCTGCTGATTTTGCCGCCTATTTAAGAAATGTTGCTGCAAAAACAGTGAAGAATTTATAA
- a CDS encoding glycerophosphoryl diester phosphodiesterase, with protein MVGRLIGLICLFPYFVFAQSKAPSKSKGPALANGHLNLEWVNSAKGYHLNKISVLNKGSWMELSAKPSGEFSVLYTADTLSLKEKGTAQGNDFPESIYRYIIPIWKQGTALVQMNKAGKAFDFYPDRTKESPDQLIFQKELDQFSLSSSWEFDAQHPNDLKVTLKLTAKKPGYYSTASPELALFDKNNFKWATVPGVFQGNQLNANFVNAYAYGQGIPDVPVMVRERTVSTLSPLVQNNQNITLAVIPEPGTGRDPWASDTKTQGSWNVGLSVLNRKGNMMPTAYHPVLGQANSYLAKGESVSFSFRYTIMAEDWFTVMKHAANDIYQFKEVLALKKTASSLTDRVFKMTKYVTDDSLSMWQLSPYKNMEIGAQKYLGGVYGSEKDAIKNSDYGAMWMLAKLTSNQKLINNRLPYARNFKIAQQHSEKDFFYGASEGQYFLQNSKKFTEEWGPYTEPIGSTYYLMMDIGNMLLFNPDDAKLRAELKLAAEKLLSWMKPDGSWEVAYDNKTNQAMFKDILDLRPTFYGLFIAYKLLGDQKYLNAAKKGADWYIEQAINKGAFIGVCGDTRFAPDFATAQSVQALLDLYEIDKDPKYQNAAIAAAKIYTASVYTHPIPSAQEKLVNGVKRADWEISQAGLSFEHGGILGSANHHGPILLASHAGMFLRMFSITKDSLFLTMSRAAAWGRDAFVDQKTGVASYYWDAMDKGAGPFPHHAWWQIGWIMDYLISEANLRSDGQISFPRGFITPKVGPHQTYGFAAGKVYGTAASLILEQGLVKAESPYLEYVTAFNADQRKCFVVLMNNSDQRLNTQVQLNPGKIPGHSAGVSKELALIDIHGKRSLLSGNSNSLNIELAPFGLKVIELCY; from the coding sequence ATGGTTGGTAGATTAATAGGACTGATATGTCTTTTCCCATATTTCGTTTTCGCACAGTCTAAAGCACCTTCAAAGTCTAAAGGGCCTGCTTTGGCCAATGGACATTTGAACTTAGAATGGGTAAATTCTGCGAAAGGGTATCACCTGAATAAGATATCAGTCCTCAATAAAGGATCATGGATGGAGCTGTCAGCAAAACCATCCGGAGAATTTTCTGTCCTGTATACTGCAGATACCCTATCTCTAAAGGAGAAAGGTACAGCGCAAGGCAATGATTTTCCGGAATCTATTTACCGTTACATCATTCCGATCTGGAAGCAAGGCACCGCTTTGGTTCAAATGAATAAGGCCGGAAAAGCTTTCGATTTTTATCCCGATAGGACAAAAGAAAGTCCTGATCAACTGATTTTTCAGAAGGAACTTGACCAGTTCTCCCTCAGTTCTTCCTGGGAGTTTGATGCACAGCATCCAAACGACCTGAAGGTGACGCTGAAATTAACAGCGAAAAAGCCAGGGTATTATTCCACTGCTTCGCCAGAACTAGCATTGTTTGATAAAAACAACTTTAAATGGGCAACCGTTCCAGGTGTTTTTCAAGGAAATCAACTAAATGCAAATTTCGTTAATGCTTATGCCTATGGACAGGGGATTCCCGATGTACCAGTGATGGTGAGGGAGCGCACGGTTTCCACCCTTTCGCCTTTAGTTCAAAATAATCAAAACATCACCTTAGCGGTTATTCCAGAACCCGGGACAGGACGAGACCCCTGGGCATCGGATACAAAAACTCAGGGAAGCTGGAATGTTGGACTATCAGTATTGAACAGAAAAGGGAATATGATGCCAACAGCCTATCACCCGGTACTGGGACAAGCCAATTCTTATCTGGCAAAAGGGGAATCAGTCAGCTTTTCTTTCCGCTATACCATCATGGCGGAGGACTGGTTTACAGTCATGAAACATGCTGCGAATGATATCTACCAATTTAAAGAGGTGCTGGCGCTGAAAAAGACAGCAAGCTCCCTTACAGATCGCGTATTTAAAATGACAAAATATGTAACTGACGACAGCCTTTCTATGTGGCAGCTTTCTCCCTATAAGAACATGGAGATCGGTGCTCAGAAATACCTGGGCGGAGTGTATGGCTCCGAAAAAGATGCGATCAAAAATTCAGATTATGGCGCGATGTGGATGCTCGCAAAGTTGACCAGCAATCAAAAGCTGATCAATAACCGCCTTCCTTATGCCAGAAACTTTAAAATCGCACAGCAGCATTCCGAAAAAGATTTCTTCTATGGCGCTTCCGAAGGCCAATACTTTTTACAAAACAGTAAGAAATTCACGGAAGAGTGGGGGCCTTATACAGAACCAATCGGAAGTACTTATTACCTGATGATGGATATAGGAAACATGCTCTTATTCAACCCGGATGATGCGAAATTGCGTGCGGAATTAAAATTAGCCGCTGAGAAATTATTGTCCTGGATGAAACCTGATGGAAGCTGGGAAGTGGCTTACGACAATAAGACCAATCAGGCCATGTTCAAGGATATTTTAGACCTAAGGCCCACATTTTATGGCTTGTTCATTGCCTACAAATTATTAGGAGATCAAAAGTATTTAAATGCCGCTAAAAAAGGGGCCGATTGGTACATCGAGCAGGCGATCAATAAAGGCGCATTTATCGGTGTTTGCGGCGACACCAGGTTTGCACCCGATTTCGCAACTGCACAGAGTGTACAAGCCTTATTGGATCTTTATGAGATTGATAAAGACCCCAAATATCAAAATGCTGCAATTGCTGCGGCTAAAATTTATACCGCATCGGTCTATACACATCCCATCCCTTCTGCACAGGAAAAACTGGTAAATGGAGTTAAAAGAGCAGACTGGGAAATCAGTCAGGCCGGACTAAGTTTTGAGCATGGCGGGATCCTTGGGTCCGCAAACCATCATGGGCCAATTTTACTGGCCAGCCATGCAGGGATGTTTCTCCGGATGTTCTCCATCACCAAAGATTCCTTATTTCTAACCATGTCCAGAGCTGCGGCATGGGGCAGAGATGCTTTTGTGGATCAAAAAACAGGCGTAGCTTCTTACTATTGGGACGCAATGGATAAGGGAGCAGGGCCATTTCCCCACCATGCCTGGTGGCAGATTGGCTGGATCATGGATTATTTGATCTCAGAAGCAAACCTTCGCTCAGATGGGCAGATCTCATTTCCACGAGGTTTTATTACGCCTAAAGTTGGTCCGCATCAAACTTATGGCTTTGCAGCAGGCAAAGTGTATGGTACAGCCGCTTCCTTAATTTTAGAACAAGGACTAGTTAAGGCCGAAAGTCCGTACCTGGAGTATGTAACGGCATTCAATGCTGATCAACGTAAGTGTTTTGTGGTACTCATGAACAATTCAGATCAGAGGCTGAACACACAGGTACAGCTTAACCCCGGAAAAATTCCAGGCCATTCAGCGGGGGTATCAAAAGAACTTGCGCTGATTGATATACATGGTAAGCGCAGCTTATTGTCCGGCAATTCCAATTCCCTGAACATTGAACTGGCCCCCTTTGGCTTAAAAGTAATAGAACTATGCTATTGA
- a CDS encoding alpha/beta hydrolase family protein, which produces MYHLPFYSTIRISAFLGLFICSFNSSAQNLPPNTTWEGKLIGMRFVLKLSEDSLSKQPTAVFDSPDQGAFGIKVSKLTISSDSLTAYTALLKGGFKGKFNADQSEVSGKWTQSGRAFDLSLKRVANQTLLKRPQTPKAPFPYSEEKVIYFNKDKTIQYGATLTLPPSVKNPPVVILITGSGQQDRDESLFGHKPFWVIADHLSRNGIAVLRVDDRGVGETTGNVYEATSADFAKDVLVGVAYLKSRKELGLGKIGLIGHSEGGIIAPLAASQSKDIAFIVSLAGVAVKGADLMKKQSSEMYRLTGLNKVELEAANSYTKMLIEVASLDIGEEERKTLFKKSMTDWLKQQPDSLLVKLGFKGPNADDHIRKSAELYFSPWMRYFLKYDPAPVLTKIQIPFLALNGEKDIQVSAKENLAGFDQLLKKAGNKNVKVVLLPNLNHLFQHAKTGGADEYGVIEETIAPEVLEIMNNWILKIK; this is translated from the coding sequence ATGTATCACCTCCCTTTTTATAGTACGATTCGTATCTCGGCATTTCTTGGACTTTTCATTTGCTCTTTTAACTCCTCGGCACAAAATCTGCCGCCAAACACTACCTGGGAAGGGAAGCTGATTGGTATGCGTTTCGTTTTAAAGCTATCAGAGGATAGCTTATCTAAACAGCCAACCGCTGTATTCGATAGTCCTGATCAAGGTGCTTTTGGGATAAAAGTTTCAAAGTTGACCATCAGCAGCGATAGCCTTACCGCTTATACAGCCCTTTTAAAAGGTGGTTTTAAGGGAAAGTTCAACGCAGATCAATCGGAAGTATCCGGTAAATGGACCCAAAGTGGTAGAGCGTTCGACCTCTCTTTAAAAAGAGTAGCCAATCAGACTCTCCTGAAGAGGCCACAAACACCTAAAGCACCATTTCCTTATTCGGAAGAGAAAGTAATCTATTTTAATAAGGATAAAACTATTCAGTATGGGGCCACATTAACGCTTCCGCCATCAGTGAAAAATCCTCCTGTAGTCATTTTAATCACCGGTTCCGGCCAGCAGGATCGTGACGAATCACTTTTTGGCCATAAACCATTTTGGGTAATTGCAGATCACCTGAGTAGAAATGGGATTGCCGTTTTAAGAGTGGATGATCGGGGAGTTGGAGAAACTACTGGCAATGTTTATGAGGCCACTTCTGCTGATTTTGCTAAAGATGTGCTCGTTGGTGTAGCTTACCTGAAATCCCGTAAGGAGCTTGGCCTGGGGAAAATAGGTTTAATTGGACATAGTGAAGGTGGTATTATTGCGCCCTTAGCCGCCAGCCAATCTAAAGATATTGCCTTCATTGTAAGTCTTGCAGGCGTAGCAGTTAAAGGTGCTGATCTGATGAAAAAACAATCCTCGGAAATGTACCGCCTGACTGGTCTTAATAAAGTAGAATTGGAAGCTGCAAACTCTTATACAAAAATGCTCATTGAGGTGGCCAGCTTGGATATAGGGGAAGAAGAACGGAAAACGCTGTTTAAAAAATCGATGACAGACTGGCTTAAGCAGCAACCCGATTCATTATTAGTTAAATTAGGTTTTAAAGGGCCAAATGCTGATGATCACATCAGGAAAAGTGCAGAGCTGTACTTTTCTCCATGGATGCGGTACTTTCTAAAATATGATCCTGCACCTGTTCTGACTAAAATACAAATTCCATTCCTGGCATTAAATGGTGAAAAGGATATTCAGGTAAGTGCAAAAGAAAACCTGGCAGGATTTGATCAGCTTTTAAAGAAAGCGGGGAACAAAAATGTTAAAGTAGTACTGCTGCCAAATCTTAATCATCTTTTCCAGCATGCAAAGACCGGGGGAGCAGACGAATACGGTGTAATTGAAGAAACCATTGCCCCAGAGGTACTGGAGATTATGAACAATTGGATCTTAAAAATAAAATAG